The segment GATTGAGAAGTTCTCGGCTCTCGCTCAAATGGACTTCTATCTCCAAGTTCAGAAATACTATACTGCTCACAATACCAGCGCTACGATCGAGCTTCGAGAAGATGAAGTAGAAGGGTTAGCACATCGGATTCATCAAGCGATCGAAAACGATGAAGGCTACATTAGTGCAGCGTTACTAGCGCGCTTTGATGCTCCTTTCCCTCGCCTGCCGTTTGAGAAAATCGATCAAGCGACCTATCAGAAATTGCAGGCTGAAGTGTTAGAACGTCGATCGACCGATGACTTCTATGCAGCTTTGGTACGACATGATGGTGGTGACTTGATTGAAGCAGGCCCAGCAGGATGTGATTCTGATAAGTGTCTGTTCTCTGAGACAAAGAAAGAATCTTAGCTTGAGTATTGATAGATAGAACTGAGCCTCCAGGATACTCTGGAGGCTTTTTTGATCAACTCAAATTGCGTGATGGGAAAGCGATCGCATAATATTTGCCTAGTTGCTGTGATGCTAGTGCATAGTGTTGATCATTGACTAACCTTCAATCCGAATGATTTCACAGCGATCGCAAATCTCCGCATTGTTCATCCGCAAACGATCGCATAAAAAAACCAGAGTTCAGTCTTTACTGAACTCTGGTATTGAGTGAACATTTTCAGTGAGATCAGATTACGTATCGCACCATCTGATTAGCGACTTTCTTGCTGTTGCAAGAACTGACGCACTTCTCTACCTGGAACATAACCATAACCGAAAGAAGCCTGATCGCCATCATCAATGACTTGTGGAGTGACCATCACCACAACTTCCTGACGAGTGTTGTTGCGGTTCGTGCTTCTAAACAATGCTCCGAGTAACGGCAGATCTCCTAGGATAGGAACCTTCGTGACAGAAGCTCGATCGGTCTCTTGAATGATTCCAGAAAGAATCAGCGTTTGTCCATCGCGGACTCGAATCGCACCCGACTCAACACTCCGACCGCTGATCAGCGTAATCGGACCTTGAGGCGAATTGACTGCGTTAGAAGGCGCAGAAATGACAGGGTTCACGCGCAACGTAACGAAACCATTGTCATCAATACGATCGACAATCAGATTCAGAATCAAACCTGCTTCCCGGATGATTGGCTCATTCGTTTCAGTACTCTGCGTTCCATTCACCTGAGAATTTCTTCTAAATCCGCTGAAGACTTCTTGCGTCAGCCGAACCGTCGAGCGCTCTCCATCTTGAACAACAACCGTTGGAGAAGCAAGAATCTTTGCGTTACCACTTGTAACCTGAGATTGCAAGCGAGCTAAGAATTGGGTTGGAAACTGAAATAAAGATGGTAGAGCACCAGTAACCGTTCCAAATGCTCCCGGTGTAACGGTTACAGTCGGAGGGGAACCATTTGTCCCAGGAGTTCTAGTAATTACAGTTGGTGTTGCTGTGGTTGCTTCAGTGATTCCTGCTTGAAATGGATCAGACGAAATCCCAGCGCGCTGACTGTACCAGTTTCCATCTCGAATGCTGAGAGGCGGTGGATTCTCAGTAACCTGATCTCCATTGATGATTCTTGTGCCTGGGGCGGTGTTCGCAATAGTAACAGGTTGACCATTCAGATCATAGAAGATGTTAGCACCTGAATAAGGATTATCGATCGTCGGACGACCTGTCAAACTACCTGCTGCTTCTGCATTCGTTGCTGGTCGCGTCGAGCCGAAGTTAAAGACGGCTGCTCCTCGATCGACGTTAAAGAAATTGTTGCCAATCCCAAACGAGAAACTCGTATTGAAGTCTTCGGTCTTCAGCAAGTTAACATCTACAATTTTCACATTCAGTGCAACCTGGCGCTTACGGGCATCAAGTTGACCCAAAAGGCGAGTTGCAACTTCAACTTTACGAGGTGAACCCGTCAACGTAATCGAATTTAATCGATCGTTCGAGGAAACAGCGAGTCCGCGTAATACGAGTGGTGCGCTGCCTTCTGTTGCTCTGAGAGACAAAATCGTAGGAGTGCGAGTTTCGATCGTTCGTGCTGCTGCACCTTCTCCGATCGTCTGAATTTGCACCTGCTCAAAAGGACGCTGTGTTTCTGCCCCTTGTGTCGTTAAAAAGGCTGAAGCATCTGCAACTGAAACCTGGTTGAGACGAATCGTGCGAGTAATGATATTGCGCGCATCATCCGGCAAGCGAGGACCAACAAAGATGGTTCGTCCCACTCGATTCACATCGAGTGCTGCACATGCACCACCACCATTTGCGCCTGCTGCTGGTCCTGCATTTGCAACCGGAATACAAGCAACTCGCAACACATAGTTGAACACGTCCTGAACCGCTTCGTTCTGGATATCCAAAGAAATCGTAGGTCCATTGGGTCTTGCAGCCTGTCCTGCTCCTGCTGCTCCTGCCGCTGCTCCTGCACCAGATTCGCTATAAGCCAAGTTCAGATTCGCTGCCCGTGCTAGCAAAGAAAGCACTTCCCGAACGGGTGCATCTCTCAAGACCAATCGTGGAATTCGTTCATTCGTTCCCAGGTCAATGGTCGTCGGAGACGCATCAATTTGTGACACCGCTTGATCGCCGACAGGAGGAGCAACTGCTCGTCTCATCAGAGGCGGAGTCGGGGCAACTGGAACCGTTGGCTGAGCTTGACTCGGAACTTGCGCGCTCGGCACAAATGGAGTCACCGGAGTCGTCGAAGTCGGTCTTGCTTGCGCGATCGCAGTTCCGGGTAACGATGTCGAAGGCGCTGCTTGAGCCATCGGAGCAAGCGGAACATTCAACGGAACCGCAGCAGTCGGAGCATTCGCTGGAACACTCGCAGGAGCATCCGGCGCACTGCCACCCCCCGCACCCGACACATTCAAGATCACACCTTGAGCATTGCGGCTCGCAATTTGCCCGATCGGTGCAGTTGTTGTTCCCACAACCGTTACCTGCACCCCATTCGCACCCGAAGGAACTACAGAAACTTGAGCAATTCCAGGCGCAGGATTTGCCTGACGGAAGGGTTGGCTAATTTGAGCATTAAAAACGTAAGCATTCCAAGTATTGCCTTGATTGACATTGAAAACTTGAGGCGCTTTTCCACCTTGGGTTTCTAGGATCACATCAAAGCCAGCACCATTCGGATTGATGCGAACATTAGTGACTTGCGTCGGATTAGCAGATGCAGCTTGACCACTGAATAAGGCAACGGTCGCGGCAGTTGCTAGACTGATTGCTCGAAGCTCTTTCACGAGTTAACACTCCTCTTGGGGGTAAATAGGAAATAAAGGTTCAATCTTTAGCTATTTCGCCGGAGTTAAAGGCGGAACAGCTTGCAGTGCCTTACGATCAGCATCGGTCAACGGCAACAGCGCATCCATCTCGAATGTGGTTGCAATCTGGTTGTCCGGTTGGCAGTTCGTCAAGTAGCGAATCGTGCCATCCGGCTGAATCTCATACAACCCTTCGGAAATCTTGTTATCGATCACTTTGACATCGAGATTGCGAATCAGCAGTAACGGCTGAAGTCGCTCGATCGTTCTAAAAATCGATTGAGTCTGATTAAAGTTACCTCGGATATCAATACTGATCGATTGCCGCTTTAACTTCCCGTTAATCGGTGTGCCGAGTGAACCATCGCTAATCACCACAGCACCTTTCTCATCCGGCTTAAACCGCTTGAGTTTGGCTTCAGCGACTAAATCTCCAAACTTATCTTTAAACTCTTGAGCACCACCCGGAGTCGCAAACAACTGCTGCACATACACTGGGCAAGCATTGAGCTTGGTATTTGTCGCAGCTAGTAAACCTGCATTATTTCTTTCAATCAGTTGATTGAGATCGAGCAGCAAGGTATTCAACGTTTTTTCACTCGCAAACAAGCCATAGACCTGATCGCGCTTTTGCTTGGCTTTTGCTAATTGATCCTTTGCATTCTGAATCTGTTTCCGGATTTCTCCTTGCTGTTCAAGCTGTTCGGTCTTCTCTCTAACGCTGCTATTTAAGGATTGATTCGTCTCCCAAGCAGGCATGACCAGATAAGAGACGATGCCACCTGCTGCAACAAGCCCGAGCACTCCTAACAACACTCCGCCAATTGCTGGAGTAAAAGTAACTCCAAACGCAGTCGGATAGCTTGGAGAATTCTCCAACTCCGATTCCGTCATAAAATCAGTCGTCATGGCTTCTTCGCTCCATTCTTTTCAGTCGCATCAGGTTTAGCAGGTGCTTTGGGGGTCGTCGAAATCACACCGCGTTCTTTCAAAGATTCAATCCGAGTCACAAGACCCACTGCCCCTTTACGATCGAGTTCTCGAATCAGTTCCGAAGCAGGCACATCGTTAATCGCGGCTGAAATGACAAATTGCACTTTTCTCGGCAAGCGGGGCGGCTTAATCTCACCTTCGCGCTTCAGCCCAGGAAAATCGGGTAATTGCAGCGTTTTCTCCTCACCCAACTCCGCACTGACCACTTTAGTTGCTTCTGCTTTCAAGAAGTTCGACTGTTGTAACGTCAACAAGAAATCATTGACATCATTCATCGAATTCGCCAGCCCTCTGATTTCGATCTGCCCAGAAACTGGAGGTTTTGCTGCTGCTGCCGGAGTTCCTGCTGCTGGGGCGGCTGGAGCAGGTTGAGCCTGATTGATCTCGACTTTCTGCTGAGTAATCGATGCCAGTTGAATACTCGAAGGCAAGCGATCGCGAATATCCTGGGTCATCGCTGACCAAGGCTTGATTTGGTTAAAGACCGATGCGAGTGCCTGGGCTTCTTCTTCGACCTGTTTCGTCTCCGCTTGAATCGATGAGAGATTCTTCTTCTCAGTTTCTAAATTACCGAGTTGAGTATCGAGATCCGCTTGCTGACGTTCTAAGTCGCCATTGCGCAAGGTGAGAATCCCGAAGAGGACACCTGCAAGCACTGGGAAAAAGATCAGTGCCGCAAACCCAAAATATAAAGGACGCTTTTCTTCAGGTGAACCTGTCGGTTTTGGACGACCGACAC is part of the Leptolyngbya boryana PCC 6306 genome and harbors:
- a CDS encoding type IV pilus secretin family protein; the protein is MKELRAISLATAATVALFSGQAASANPTQVTNVRINPNGAGFDVILETQGGKAPQVFNVNQGNTWNAYVFNAQISQPFRQANPAPGIAQVSVVPSGANGVQVTVVGTTTAPIGQIASRNAQGVILNVSGAGGGSAPDAPASVPANAPTAAVPLNVPLAPMAQAAPSTSLPGTAIAQARPTSTTPVTPFVPSAQVPSQAQPTVPVAPTPPLMRRAVAPPVGDQAVSQIDASPTTIDLGTNERIPRLVLRDAPVREVLSLLARAANLNLAYSESGAGAAAGAAGAGQAARPNGPTISLDIQNEAVQDVFNYVLRVACIPVANAGPAAGANGGGACAALDVNRVGRTIFVGPRLPDDARNIITRTIRLNQVSVADASAFLTTQGAETQRPFEQVQIQTIGEGAAARTIETRTPTILSLRATEGSAPLVLRGLAVSSNDRLNSITLTGSPRKVEVATRLLGQLDARKRQVALNVKIVDVNLLKTEDFNTSFSFGIGNNFFNVDRGAAVFNFGSTRPATNAEAAGSLTGRPTIDNPYSGANIFYDLNGQPVTIANTAPGTRIINGDQVTENPPPLSIRDGNWYSQRAGISSDPFQAGITEATTATPTVITRTPGTNGSPPTVTVTPGAFGTVTGALPSLFQFPTQFLARLQSQVTSGNAKILASPTVVVQDGERSTVRLTQEVFSGFRRNSQVNGTQSTETNEPIIREAGLILNLIVDRIDDNGFVTLRVNPVISAPSNAVNSPQGPITLISGRSVESGAIRVRDGQTLILSGIIQETDRASVTKVPILGDLPLLGALFRSTNRNNTRQEVVVMVTPQVIDDGDQASFGYGYVPGREVRQFLQQQESR
- a CDS encoding PilN domain-containing protein, which codes for MYSLDVNFLNDRPDIKPDKRRSVGRPKPTGSPEEKRPLYFGFAALIFFPVLAGVLFGILTLRNGDLERQQADLDTQLGNLETEKKNLSSIQAETKQVEEEAQALASVFNQIKPWSAMTQDIRDRLPSSIQLASITQQKVEINQAQPAPAAPAAGTPAAAAKPPVSGQIEIRGLANSMNDVNDFLLTLQQSNFLKAEATKVVSAELGEEKTLQLPDFPGLKREGEIKPPRLPRKVQFVISAAINDVPASELIRELDRKGAVGLVTRIESLKERGVISTTPKAPAKPDATEKNGAKKP